The segment GCCTCGATAGGAGTGGAAGAGGAGCTCTATCGATCCAAAGTAACCATGTCGGCAGTTTGTAGATGTTTTCCCGGAAAAGCAAAAAGCGGAGACCGCAAACCGGACGCGTCCGAAATCGAAAATTGCTCGAGGTATTTGGAATTCGAAGTCCGCTTTAACCGGCCGGAGTTAATCATTCCGATAGGTAAATTAGCGATAGATCAAATGTTGGAAGATAAAAAATACAAATTGGACGGTGTGATAGGAAAGAAATTTCGCAGAAAATTCCATGGAGTGGAGTTGGATTGGATTCCACTACCTCACCCATCCGGGTTGAACGTTTGGAATCATACTGCAGAGGGAAAGATTTTGATCGGCAAAGCTTTGGATTTGATTCGCACTCATCCGATCGTAAAAAAAGAGCTGCTCTGAAAATCGCAGTAAGAAATACGAATTCGCTTTAATCCTTC is part of the Leptospira broomii serovar Hurstbridge str. 5399 genome and harbors:
- a CDS encoding uracil-DNA glycosylase family protein translates to MLPPKEFQKHIDTLLHCRLCPKMEGNPVHGCVPGSKILSLGQAPGIHEERFGRPFAYTAGKTLFKWFASIGVEEELYRSKVTMSAVCRCFPGKAKSGDRKPDASEIENCSRYLEFEVRFNRPELIIPIGKLAIDQMLEDKKYKLDGVIGKKFRRKFHGVELDWIPLPHPSGLNVWNHTAEGKILIGKALDLIRTHPIVKKELL